From the Onychostoma macrolepis isolate SWU-2019 chromosome 13, ASM1243209v1, whole genome shotgun sequence genome, the window TTCTTCAAGGTAAATTTagcagatttttagatgtttcGTTGTAACTTCTTCACTGCTATACTTAGATATTTAGACTTAATCCTCAGGCTGTTTCCTtcactgatgtgtgtgtgttgtccaTCACCAGTGTTCCTGACGGACCTTGCCACAAGAATAAATGaactaaaacactgaaataaggATAAGAGTGTGAAGAAACTgatacattgtatttaaaatgtattaccccTGTGTTTATAGGTGTTTATGTGAGGTGTATgtatgtttgatttagttttgtccacaaaacaaaaatgtattgttgACTGTTAAACACTGGATTTAGTCATTatgataaattaaatgtatgatCTTTTTTGGTTTCTGGTTTATGTTTTGCACCTTAAGAGAGCTATTTAGTTTGTAGTCTTAAAACACAGATTTGACTACAAACATAGGTTAAGGAGTTTATGTGCTTGACCAATTAGACAAATGCTGTAGTCCTTATGTGGCAACTTCTTagcccaaaaaaaaataaataaataaatatattatatatatatatatatatatatacacacacacacacacacgtgtggtTATTCTCTCTTTAAACAtacttttaatgttatttttttatttttttagatgtttcaAGTTATTAATTTATCTCAAAGTGTAATCCCTGTTCATCTATTACTGCGGATACATGTGATTTCATTGCTTTTAAATAACCAAAATGCAATACACATGCGTTTTAACCCGCTTTGACTTCTGGGTAATGTAGTTCAATATAACATTCCAGTTACTTCCCACATGCGTGCTTGTTTACGCCTACAAACCTGCTCATGAACAGGACGTTGTTGATGGCCCCAGAAGTGTCAGCAGTCAAGCCATTCCCCATTCTAAACATTTGGATGAAGGCGTCGATATGCTGCGGGGCAAAACTATTATCGTGACCGGGGCAAACAGTGGCATTGGAAAAGCCACGGCCGCGGAGCTGCTGCGGCGTCAGGGCCGAGTGATCATGGCATGTAGGGACCGAGAACGGGCGGAGAAAGCGGCCCAGGAGATCAAGCAGGAGGCCGGACCAGAGCAAGGGGAACTAGTGATCAAACTCTTGGACCTGGCGTCGCTTAAATCTGTCCGTATTTTTTGCGAAGAGATAATGAAGGTACTGCATCAAACCAAGCACAGAACGTTTGTTTCTCTTTTCAGATATTTAGAACATTCTAGTAAATATAGGGCACGCGTAACACAATTTGGTAGAATTGTTTTCAACTAAGAACAAGTGCACAATACCAATAGCCAAACAATTGTGCGCGAACCTCATGCGGTTTTATATGAATGACATCATGCTCGTGAAGTTTTGGAAGAGCACGTGGCTACGCGCGTATGAAACCTTTTTCGAGTGGAATTCATTGacaagctaaaaaaaataaattatatcctTTTGCTAAATCGTGTATCTAAATAATACTATGGGGGAAACCGGGCATAGTTAATAATTTTTTGATGTAGATATTTTATAATCAGCATACAACTATTGTGTACGTGTATTTACATATCTAAAACTTAAACGCTTTCACTATTgttcagggggaaaaaagataCAGTTCACTGAACACAGTTTAACCTTTTGTGACAGCATGTCCCAGCAGAGTGTGAGAACATTAAACCAATTAtagaacaaaaattaataataataataatgaaaccccaaatatataaaaacgttTTGTATAAAATTGCCACAGCATTGTGTTGGCCAACAGATATTTggatgaatatatttatattttgaaaccTAATAAAATATCTTCTGAATTTAGGAAAACTGGACCACTTTTTGCCAATGGGATGATTGGAAAAATGTCCCAATTATCTTGAATtaactaatataatatatattcttataATGATGTATGTAAGAGTTGATCAGTTTAAATACTTTGAGTATTGCTGTTACTACTGTTTTATCTATGGTGCATTCTTTAAAATCGTGTGTATAAAGAAAAGAATAGACAATCAAAAGAAGATAAATGTATCTAAATTAGCGTAGAATAAAGTTTCAGCGATTTCTAGGGTTGTGATTATTTTATCTTCTCATTCTTGTGTTCAGAGACAACTACAATTTGCCATATCTGTTGTATCTCAAACAGGAAGAGTCAAGGATTGACATCCTGATCAACAATGCTGGAATCTACCAGTGTCCATATACCAAATCAGAAGATGGATTCGAGATGCAGTTTGCCGTCAACCATCTGGGTCACTTCCTGCTCACTAACCTCCTGCTGGACCTTCTCAAACGCTCTGCTCCCAGCCGGATCATTGTGGTGTCCTCCAAGCTCTACAAGTATGGTGAAATAAACTTTGATGACCTGAACAGCGAGCAGAGCTATGATAAAGCATTTGCCTATGCACGGAGTAAACTAGCCAATCTTCTATTCACTCTGGAGCTCTCGCACCGACTCGAGGAGACCGGAGTGACAGTAAATGCTCTCACCCCAGGGATTGTGCGGACTAACCTGGGCAGGCATGTCCACATCCCACTGTTTGTGAAGCCACTATTTAACCTGGCTTCACGGGCCTTCTTCAAGTCCCCTGAGGAAGGTGCGCAGACTTCTGTCTATCTGGCCTGCTCTCCGGATGTGGAGGGTGTTCAGGGAAAGTGCTTTGCTAACTGTCATGAAGAGCATCTATTAGCTAAGGCCACAGATGAGGAGGTGGCCAAGAAACTGTGGGACATCAGTGAGGTGATGGTGGGCATCACAAACTGAAATCTCAAAGATTTAAGAATTTAAGTCACCTGTCCTTTGTTATTTCAAAATGACAACTCTGAGAAAATAAATTACCATCAAGTATTTTCTCTtggaaagaaaacatgcaaaatgtatgCTTGCATCCACAGGAGGGAGCCGTTTTGGCCATTCTTATTCACTTGTGCTTTGAAATGCTAACTGTAAAGTTGCAACTAGCAGATTGTTAGTTCTGCTGCAAcagtaactgtgtgtgtgtgtttatatatttttaattaatccaGAGTCATCTTCAGTTATCCTGTTTCCATGCTCCAGTTCTCATGCTAGTCAGTTTCATAGATTTCAAAACAATGTGTGTTCACATGTGTTGGTTAAGACTAAATGGGTTATTAACTGGAGAATCACTACAAATAATGAAGTTTACATAGACTAAACCCTTTCATTGACTGAAAATGTGTGCAAATAGTACTAAGAATTTCTGATCGCAAGATTGTGCCTAAAACAGTTAACACTGCATTTGATTTGCACTTCCCATACTGAAGATCAGTGGACAGACATTCTCAGTCAGAGTACTTaataaagatgcattaaacAGAAGTACAGTAGTATATCTGTTCTGATTATACATTGCATTGTATACTATGCAGAAATGCTGATCTGTGATGTTGTGATAGTATACTATACACACTTTTTAGCTGTAACTGcacagagaaaaatattttaagctcaggcctatatttttttaaataaaagaaaaattaacatttaaggATTGTGTGTTTTACTCCCTGGAAATAAAGGaatgtaaatcatttaaatatacaggtgctggtcatataattagaatatcatcaaaa encodes:
- the rdh14a gene encoding retinol dehydrogenase 14a — translated: MLRGKTIIVTGANSGIGKATAAELLRRQGRVIMACRDRERAEKAAQEIKQEAGPEQGELVIKLLDLASLKSVRIFCEEIMKEESRIDILINNAGIYQCPYTKSEDGFEMQFAVNHLGHFLLTNLLLDLLKRSAPSRIIVVSSKLYKYGEINFDDLNSEQSYDKAFAYARSKLANLLFTLELSHRLEETGVTVNALTPGIVRTNLGRHVHIPLFVKPLFNLASRAFFKSPEEGAQTSVYLACSPDVEGVQGKCFANCHEEHLLAKATDEEVAKKLWDISEVMVGITN